Proteins from a single region of Candidatus Parcubacteria bacterium:
- the rpsI gene encoding 30S ribosomal protein S9 (Derived by automated computational analysis using gene prediction method: Protein Homology. GO_component: GO:0005840 - ribosome [Evidence IEA]; GO_function: GO:0003735 - structural constituent of ribosome [Evidence IEA]; GO_process: GO:0006412 - translation [Evidence IEA]): MSDKKTVAPKTKTTAAKVVEKKTAKKVETTPTVFSGKYFKGLGRRKTAVAQVRLYTEMPATEAVVNGKNIKDYFGTDLAASALQPLETTGHTKDVAVSVIVKGGGPIGQVAAVRHGVARAILALDPETHTALKTDNFLTRDKRAKERKKPGLKKARKRPQWSKR; the protein is encoded by the coding sequence ATGTCCGATAAAAAAACCGTAGCTCCAAAAACTAAGACTACTGCCGCGAAGGTGGTGGAAAAGAAGACTGCCAAAAAAGTTGAGACCACTCCGACCGTATTTTCCGGCAAGTATTTTAAAGGTTTAGGTCGCCGCAAAACCGCTGTCGCCCAAGTTCGTCTGTATACGGAAATGCCGGCTACCGAAGCGGTCGTTAATGGTAAAAACATTAAAGATTATTTTGGCACTGATTTGGCTGCTTCCGCTTTGCAACCTTTAGAGACTACTGGTCACACTAAGGATGTCGCTGTTTCCGTAATCGTTAAAGGTGGCGGTCCGATCGGTCAGGTGGCCGCTGTTCGTCACGGCGTTGCCCGGGCGATTTTGGCGCTTGATCCAGAAACCCACACCGCTTTAAAGACTGATAACTTTTTGACTCGCGATAAGCGGGCAAAAGAAAGAAAGAAGCCGGGTCTTAAAAAAGCTCGTAAGCGTCCACAGTGGAGCAAACGTTAA
- the rplM gene encoding 50S ribosomal protein L13 (Derived by automated computational analysis using gene prediction method: Protein Homology. GO_component: GO:0000315 - organellar large ribosomal subunit [Evidence IEA]; GO_component: GO:0022625 - cytosolic large ribosomal subunit [Evidence IEA]; GO_function: GO:0003735 - structural constituent of ribosome [Evidence IEA]; GO_process: GO:0006412 - translation [Evidence IEA]), which translates to MKNIERKVHRLDASGQAVGRLASEIAILLRGKNKPEYQPHLDLGDIVEVVNADKVKFTGRKFEQKNYFSVTGYIGGLKTRKLSEVFAKDPGEVLQRAVKQMLPDTRLRDGMMKRLIIK; encoded by the coding sequence ATGAAAAATATTGAAAGAAAAGTTCATCGTTTAGATGCTTCCGGGCAAGCCGTGGGCCGTCTGGCGAGTGAAATTGCGATTTTATTGCGCGGTAAAAATAAGCCCGAGTACCAACCACACTTGGACCTTGGTGATATTGTCGAAGTCGTGAATGCTGATAAAGTTAAATTTACCGGCCGTAAATTTGAACAAAAAAATTATTTTTCGGTTACTGGCTACATTGGCGGCTTAAAAACCCGTAAACTGTCTGAAGTTTTTGCTAAGGATCCGGGCGAAGTTTTACAGCGTGCCGTTAAACAAATGTTACCTGATACCCGCTTGCGTGATGGCATGATGAAGCGTTTAATCATCAAATAA
- the rplQ gene encoding 50S ribosomal protein L17 (Derived by automated computational analysis using gene prediction method: Protein Homology. GO_component: GO:0005762 - mitochondrial large ribosomal subunit [Evidence IEA]; GO_component: GO:0022625 - cytosolic large ribosomal subunit [Evidence IEA]; GO_function: GO:0003735 - structural constituent of ribosome [Evidence IEA]; GO_process: GO:0006412 - translation [Evidence IEA]) yields MRHRNKNKILDRKRGPRQLMLRNLASSLIMYEKVQTTKAKAVAVRPLVEKMITASKAQDLTARRNLASFLLHEKAVLKALEVLAPRYAERAGGYTRITKLGNRQGDGAEMVQLELVQ; encoded by the coding sequence ATGAGACACCGTAATAAGAATAAAATTTTAGATCGTAAACGCGGACCGCGTCAGTTAATGTTGCGCAACCTTGCTTCCAGCTTAATTATGTACGAAAAGGTGCAAACCACTAAAGCGAAAGCGGTCGCTGTTCGTCCTTTGGTTGAAAAGATGATTACCGCTTCTAAAGCTCAAGATTTAACTGCTCGCCGCAATCTCGCTTCTTTTTTGCTTCATGAAAAAGCCGTTTTAAAGGCTTTGGAAGTATTAGCGCCGCGATACGCCGAGCGTGCTGGTGGTTATACGAGAATAACTAAATTAGGCAATCGCCAAGGTGATGGTGCGGAAATGGTTCAATTAGAATTAGTTCAGTAA
- a CDS encoding DNA-directed RNA polymerase subunit alpha (Derived by automated computational analysis using gene prediction method: Protein Homology. GO_function: GO:0003677 - DNA binding [Evidence IEA]; GO_function: GO:0003899 - DNA-directed 5'-3' RNA polymerase activity [Evidence IEA]; GO_function: GO:0046983 - protein dimerization activity [Evidence IEA]; GO_process: GO:0006351 - DNA-templated transcription [Evidence IEA]) has product MQKIALPKKIEFKAGEDAGEGQIIIEPLYSGYGMTLGNPLRRVLLSSLPGAAVIGVKIKGVSHEFMALPGVKEDILEIILNLKQLCLKLIGDEEEGTLILKAKGKGKVTAADITKDTNIVVVNPDLLLAELTEDNASLEMEIFVKEGRGYKMSEGGKRDNEIGYIEIDSIFSPVLSVSIDVEDARVGKMTNWDKLILNIKTDKTITPQEAFEQSVQILVDQFSSLIAKEEPSDEAPKEEPALEEDDSVVTEVVEEEVEPVTEKKSAAPKKTKKK; this is encoded by the coding sequence ATGCAAAAAATCGCTTTACCTAAAAAGATAGAATTTAAAGCGGGCGAAGACGCCGGTGAGGGGCAGATTATTATTGAACCGTTATACTCCGGATACGGCATGACCCTTGGTAATCCTTTACGTCGCGTTTTACTTTCCTCTTTACCGGGCGCCGCCGTCATTGGTGTTAAAATTAAAGGTGTTAGCCACGAATTCATGGCCTTGCCGGGGGTTAAAGAAGATATTTTAGAAATTATTTTAAATCTCAAGCAATTGTGCCTTAAACTGATTGGCGATGAAGAAGAGGGGACACTGATTTTAAAAGCAAAAGGCAAAGGAAAGGTTACGGCTGCTGATATTACTAAGGATACTAATATTGTTGTTGTTAACCCAGACTTATTGTTAGCTGAGTTAACTGAGGATAATGCTAGTTTAGAGATGGAGATTTTTGTTAAAGAAGGTCGCGGTTATAAGATGTCTGAGGGTGGTAAGCGCGATAACGAAATCGGTTATATTGAAATCGATTCCATTTTTTCGCCAGTCTTATCGGTTAGTATTGATGTTGAAGACGCTCGGGTTGGAAAAATGACTAACTGGGATAAACTAATTTTAAATATTAAGACGGATAAAACCATTACGCCTCAAGAAGCATTTGAGCAATCCGTGCAAATTTTAGTTGATCAGTTTTCCTCCCTAATCGCTAAAGAAGAGCCTTCCGACGAAGCCCCGAAAGAAGAACCTGCTCTTGAAGAAGATGACTCAGTAGTAACTGAGGTGGTGGAGGAAGAAGTTGAGCCGGTGACTGAAAAAAAGAGTGCCGCTCCTAAGAAAACTAAGAAAAAATAA
- the rpsD gene encoding 30S ribosomal protein S4 (Derived by automated computational analysis using gene prediction method: Protein Homology. GO_component: GO:0015935 - small ribosomal subunit [Evidence IEA]; GO_function: GO:0003735 - structural constituent of ribosome [Evidence IEA]; GO_function: GO:0019843 - rRNA binding [Evidence IEA]; GO_process: GO:0006412 - translation [Evidence IEA]), with amino-acid sequence MATNLDAQCKQCRRAGEKLFLKGERCSSPKCAMVKRATPPGFHGANTKRPRRLSDYGQQLAEKQKVRRYYNVMEKQFRITFDRAKKKTGDAGKNFLKMLEMRLDNTVYRLGFAVSRFEARQIVGHGHLLVNGKKVDIPSYQVKEGDVISIRERSLKNAFFKKALERKVDSRPSWLNWNEAEKTAKVLHEPADTDLPANFNVQVIIEYYSK; translated from the coding sequence ATGGCTACAAACCTTGATGCTCAATGCAAACAATGCCGTCGCGCTGGCGAGAAGCTTTTCTTAAAAGGCGAACGCTGCTCATCTCCTAAATGCGCAATGGTTAAGCGCGCGACCCCACCTGGATTTCACGGCGCTAACACTAAGCGTCCTCGTCGTTTATCCGACTATGGACAGCAGCTGGCCGAAAAACAGAAAGTGCGCCGCTATTACAATGTAATGGAAAAGCAATTCCGAATTACTTTTGATCGGGCGAAGAAAAAGACTGGCGATGCCGGTAAGAATTTCTTAAAAATGTTAGAGATGCGCTTGGATAATACCGTTTATCGTTTAGGCTTTGCCGTCTCTCGTTTTGAAGCTCGCCAAATTGTTGGTCATGGCCACTTATTAGTTAATGGAAAAAAAGTGGATATTCCTTCTTACCAAGTTAAGGAGGGGGATGTGATTTCTATCCGTGAGCGCAGCTTAAAAAATGCTTTTTTCAAAAAAGCGCTTGAGCGTAAAGTTGATTCACGTCCGAGTTGGTTAAATTGGAATGAGGCTGAGAAAACAGCGAAGGTTCTACACGAACCGGCCGATACTGATTTACCGGCTAATTTCAATGTTCAGGTTATTATTGAGTATTATTCTAAATAA
- the rpsK gene encoding 30S ribosomal protein S11 (Derived by automated computational analysis using gene prediction method: Protein Homology. GO_component: GO:0005840 - ribosome [Evidence IEA]; GO_function: GO:0003735 - structural constituent of ribosome [Evidence IEA]; GO_process: GO:0006412 - translation [Evidence IEA]), with translation MSDEKNTKAADNEAAAEEEKDISATPITEEEDAILTDKEEKEEFSSNFSMDSGSEELPEEIKQKLEKNKQARAKKKLIKKRRKKSTVDSVKVGRAYINATYNNTMVSLTDANGNVISWASAGVAGFKGAKKATPYAASIITKIACQKAKEEYGLEEVSVFVSGVGTGRESAIRALNANGLNVTAIKDTTPVPHNGCRPKKPRRV, from the coding sequence ATGTCTGACGAAAAAAACACAAAAGCTGCCGATAATGAGGCAGCGGCAGAAGAGGAAAAAGATATCAGCGCCACTCCGATCACTGAAGAGGAAGACGCGATTTTAACCGATAAAGAGGAAAAGGAAGAATTTTCTTCTAATTTTTCTATGGATAGCGGCTCGGAAGAGTTGCCGGAAGAAATTAAGCAGAAACTGGAAAAAAATAAGCAGGCTCGAGCGAAGAAAAAATTGATTAAAAAGCGCAGAAAGAAGAGTACAGTTGATTCGGTTAAGGTGGGCCGCGCTTATATCAATGCCACTTACAACAACACCATGGTTTCTTTAACTGATGCGAACGGTAATGTTATTTCCTGGGCGAGCGCGGGGGTGGCCGGGTTTAAGGGTGCTAAAAAAGCAACTCCTTACGCCGCTTCAATTATTACAAAAATTGCTTGTCAAAAAGCGAAAGAAGAATACGGTTTAGAAGAAGTGTCCGTCTTTGTTTCCGGTGTGGGCACCGGTCGCGAGTCCGCGATTCGCGCCTTAAATGCTAATGGCTTAAATGTCACCGCAATTAAAGATACGACGCCGGTACCGCATAATGGTTGCCGTCCGAAAAAGCCGCGTCGCGTTTAA
- the rpsM gene encoding 30S ribosomal protein S13 (Derived by automated computational analysis using gene prediction method: Protein Homology. GO_component: GO:0022627 - cytosolic small ribosomal subunit [Evidence IEA]; GO_function: GO:0003735 - structural constituent of ribosome [Evidence IEA]; GO_process: GO:0006412 - translation [Evidence IEA]), whose amino-acid sequence MAIRIAGVNIPMEKKIRISLTYIYGIGDTRAQNILADAKVDPELRANELTEDQVNDLRERVEKKFVVEGDLRRETQSNIKRLKEINSYRGSRHAKHLPLRGQRTKTNSRTVRGNKRMTAVSGKVKAGLKT is encoded by the coding sequence ATGGCTATTAGAATCGCAGGGGTAAACATTCCCATGGAAAAAAAGATTAGAATATCTTTAACTTATATTTACGGTATTGGCGACACGCGCGCCCAAAATATTTTAGCAGACGCTAAGGTTGATCCGGAGTTAAGAGCAAATGAGTTAACTGAAGATCAAGTTAATGATTTACGCGAACGGGTGGAAAAAAAGTTTGTCGTTGAAGGCGATTTACGTCGCGAAACCCAAAGCAATATCAAGCGTTTAAAAGAAATTAATTCTTATCGGGGCAGCCGCCATGCTAAGCACTTGCCACTGCGAGGGCAGAGAACCAAGACTAATAGTCGAACCGTGCGCGGGAATAAGCGCATGACTGCCGTTTCTGGAAAAGTTAAGGCTGGCCTTAAGACCTAA
- the infA gene encoding translation initiation factor IF-1 (Derived by automated computational analysis using gene prediction method: Protein Homology. GO_function: GO:0003743 - translation initiation factor activity [Evidence IEA]; GO_process: GO:0006413 - translational initiation [Evidence IEA]): MSKRTKDKSQIGAETMNAKDFIELQGEVEELMPAATFKVLLENGHEILAHLSGKMRMHRIRLLPGDKVRVQISPYDLTKGRIVYRL, from the coding sequence ATGTCAAAACGTACCAAAGATAAATCTCAGATCGGGGCCGAGACCATGAATGCCAAGGACTTTATTGAGCTGCAAGGCGAGGTGGAGGAATTAATGCCGGCAGCGACTTTTAAGGTGCTGTTGGAAAATGGTCACGAAATCTTAGCCCACTTGTCCGGAAAGATGCGAATGCACCGCATTCGTTTGTTGCCGGGTGACAAGGTTAGGGTTCAAATTAGTCCTTATGACTTAACTAAAGGACGAATCGTCTACCGACTCTAG